A window of the Azospirillum formosense genome harbors these coding sequences:
- a CDS encoding restriction endonuclease subunit S, with protein sequence MTFPAYPEYKDSGVEWLGKVPAHWRVCRVKSVADVINGYPFDSGLFGPDALYPLIRIRDLNRSETEIRVGGDFVEAASVTSSDVLIGMDGDFNVGRWNGGGVGLLNQRMCCVRGQTSLLTRILEFTLPFPLKVINKVTFSTTVKHLSSAQVEKTAVAFPLDEQEQSAIVTFLDREISKIDALVAEQEKLVDLLKEKRQAVISHAVTKGLAPSVPMKDSGVEWLGEVPGHWDVVPVKRLVQLVTSGPRGWSELVADEGAVFFQSQNIGEAMEVVLDAPNRLVPPQDADAGRALLKGDDVVICITGARTGAVAHVPSEIEEAYINQHVCLLRPSSTVLGRFLAFSLYSVAGQEQLSCSMYGLKQGLGLEQVRATVVACPDEEEQRQILAFLDTEVAKLDALDAEARNAIGLLKERRSALISAAVTGKIDVRGLANDLSSASEALENA encoded by the coding sequence ATGACGTTCCCGGCGTATCCCGAGTACAAGGACAGCGGTGTCGAGTGGCTCGGCAAGGTTCCTGCGCATTGGCGAGTCTGTCGCGTCAAGTCCGTTGCTGATGTCATTAATGGATACCCTTTTGACTCCGGACTGTTCGGTCCGGATGCGCTTTACCCCTTAATTCGTATTCGGGACCTCAATAGGTCTGAAACGGAAATACGGGTTGGTGGAGACTTCGTTGAAGCTGCCAGTGTTACGTCAAGCGATGTTCTCATCGGAATGGATGGCGACTTCAACGTTGGTAGGTGGAATGGGGGTGGGGTAGGGCTTCTGAACCAGCGTATGTGTTGCGTTCGCGGGCAAACTTCTTTGCTGACTCGCATCTTGGAATTCACGCTTCCGTTCCCCCTCAAGGTCATTAACAAAGTTACCTTCTCGACAACGGTCAAGCATTTGTCATCTGCGCAAGTGGAGAAGACGGCGGTAGCGTTTCCTCTCGATGAGCAGGAGCAATCAGCCATCGTCACCTTCCTCGACCGCGAGATTAGCAAGATCGACGCGCTGGTGGCTGAGCAGGAGAAGCTTGTCGACCTCCTGAAGGAGAAGCGGCAGGCGGTCATCTCCCACGCAGTCACCAAGGGCCTCGCCCCGAGCGTCCCGATGAAGGATAGCGGAGTGGAGTGGCTGGGGGAGGTGCCGGGGCACTGGGACGTGGTGCCAGTAAAGCGGCTGGTTCAGTTGGTGACCTCCGGACCGAGAGGTTGGTCAGAATTAGTGGCGGACGAGGGAGCGGTGTTCTTCCAGAGCCAGAACATTGGAGAGGCTATGGAAGTTGTTCTGGATGCTCCCAACAGGCTTGTTCCACCTCAGGATGCGGATGCTGGAAGAGCCCTATTGAAAGGGGATGATGTGGTCATCTGCATCACCGGAGCACGCACCGGAGCTGTTGCCCACGTTCCTTCTGAAATCGAGGAGGCTTACATTAACCAACATGTTTGCCTCTTGCGGCCTTCCTCCACAGTCTTAGGGCGCTTCCTCGCCTTCAGCCTCTATTCCGTTGCGGGTCAAGAGCAGCTTTCCTGCTCGATGTATGGTTTGAAGCAAGGTCTTGGGCTGGAGCAAGTTCGCGCAACGGTGGTGGCTTGTCCGGACGAAGAAGAGCAGCGGCAAATCCTGGCCTTCCTCGATACTGAGGTCGCAAAGTTGGACGCCCTCGATGCTGAAGCTCGCAATGCTATTGGCCTCCTCAAGGAACGCCGTTCCGCTCTTATCTCCGCCGCTGTCACCGGCAAAATCGATGTGCGCGGTCTGGCGAATGATCTCTCTTCGGCTTCGGAGGCACTGGAAAACGCATGA
- a CDS encoding type I restriction endonuclease, producing the protein MSLHKEIEFENDICCHLTASGWLYDQKDAPDYDRQRALFPADVLAWVQETQPKAWEALAKSHGGSAGTVLLDRIRKQMDDRGTLDVLRAGVELLGLRQPLALAQFKPALAMNPELQARYAANRLRVVRQVRYSQHNENAIDLVLFLNGIPVATAELKSDFTQSVEDAVDQYRFDRNPRPKGQGMAEPLLDFPRGALVHFAVSNSRVRMTTKLLGNDTTFLPFDKGDEGGAGNPPNPHGHRTAYLWEEVWARESWLEILGRYVVAKRDGKKRITAIIFPRYHQLDATRRLMRAVLAEGPGQKYLIQHSAGSGKTNSIAWSSHFLADLHDADHRKLFDSVLVVSDRTVLDAQLQEAIFSFERTTGVVATITGENQSKSGELAKALSGGKKIVVCTIQTFPFALKAVRELAATEGKRFAVIADEAHSSQTGEAASKLKQVLSAEELAELSDGGEIGTEDLLAAQMAARANDAGITYIAFTATPKAKTMELFGRRPDLDKPAGKGNLPAPFHVYSMRQAIEEGFILDVLKNYTPYKLAFRLASNGREWDEAEVERSEAMKGILGWVRLHPYNISQKVQVIVEHFRENVAPLLNGQAKAMVVVASRKEAVRWQLAIEKYIKAQDYKIGALVAFSGEVKDEESSPDPLTETSGVLNPNLNGRDIREAFATGEYQILLVANKFQTGFDQPLLCGMYVDKRLAGIQAVQTLSRLNRAHPGKDTTYVLDFVNDPEEILAAFKTYHDTAELAGVTDPNLVYDLRAKLDDAGYYDDHEVDRVVDVEMNPNAIQSQLTAALEPVADRLLKRYKIMKETVAVARASNDSRTEKEAQDEISAMVLFKRNLGAFLRVYAFLSQIFDYGNTAIEKRAIFYKRLLPLLAFGRERDGVDLTAVTLTHHSLRNRGKRTQPLGDGDSPKLVPMSEPGSGEVHDKEKARLSEIIEKVNGLFDGELTDDDKLIYVNSVLKGKLLESEILIEQAANNTKEQFTNSPDLSNELLNAIMDTLAAHTTMSKQALDSDKVRNGLRDILMGPAQLYEALRSRSFQPAHAPN; encoded by the coding sequence ATGAGCCTGCACAAGGAAATCGAGTTCGAGAACGACATTTGCTGTCATCTGACGGCCAGTGGCTGGCTGTACGACCAGAAGGACGCGCCGGACTACGACCGGCAGCGGGCGTTGTTCCCGGCCGATGTCCTTGCCTGGGTGCAGGAGACCCAGCCCAAAGCCTGGGAGGCGCTGGCCAAGAGCCACGGAGGTTCAGCCGGCACGGTTCTGCTCGACCGCATCCGCAAGCAGATGGACGACCGGGGCACGCTGGACGTGCTGCGCGCCGGGGTGGAGCTGCTGGGCCTGCGCCAGCCATTGGCCCTGGCTCAGTTCAAGCCCGCCCTGGCGATGAACCCCGAGCTGCAAGCCCGCTACGCCGCCAACCGGCTGCGGGTGGTGCGACAGGTGCGCTACTCCCAGCACAACGAGAACGCCATTGATCTGGTGCTCTTCCTCAACGGCATCCCGGTTGCGACGGCGGAGCTGAAGAGCGACTTCACCCAGAGTGTCGAGGACGCCGTCGATCAATACCGCTTCGACCGCAACCCGCGACCCAAGGGCCAGGGGATGGCCGAACCGCTGCTGGACTTCCCGCGCGGGGCTCTGGTCCACTTCGCCGTCAGCAACTCCCGCGTTCGCATGACGACGAAGCTGCTGGGCAACGACACCACCTTCCTGCCCTTCGACAAGGGCGACGAGGGCGGGGCCGGCAACCCGCCCAACCCCCACGGGCACCGCACGGCCTACCTGTGGGAAGAGGTCTGGGCGCGCGAAAGCTGGCTGGAAATCCTGGGCCGCTACGTCGTCGCCAAGCGCGACGGCAAGAAGCGAATCACCGCCATCATCTTCCCCCGCTACCACCAGCTTGACGCCACGCGCCGGCTGATGCGGGCCGTCCTGGCGGAGGGACCGGGGCAGAAATACCTGATCCAGCACTCGGCCGGGTCGGGCAAGACCAACTCCATCGCGTGGTCCTCCCACTTCCTGGCCGACCTGCACGACGCCGACCACCGGAAGCTGTTCGACTCGGTGCTGGTGGTCAGCGACCGCACGGTGCTGGACGCCCAGCTTCAGGAAGCAATCTTCAGCTTCGAGCGCACCACCGGGGTCGTCGCGACGATCACCGGCGAGAACCAGAGCAAGAGCGGCGAGCTGGCCAAGGCGCTGTCCGGTGGTAAGAAGATCGTCGTCTGCACCATCCAGACCTTCCCCTTCGCGCTGAAGGCCGTGCGGGAGCTGGCCGCGACGGAGGGCAAGCGCTTCGCCGTGATCGCCGACGAGGCGCACAGCTCCCAGACCGGCGAGGCGGCGTCCAAGCTGAAGCAGGTGCTGTCGGCCGAGGAGCTGGCGGAGCTGTCGGACGGCGGGGAGATTGGCACGGAGGATCTTCTGGCCGCGCAGATGGCAGCGCGGGCCAACGACGCCGGCATCACCTACATCGCCTTCACTGCGACGCCCAAAGCGAAGACGATGGAACTGTTCGGTCGGCGCCCGGACCTGGACAAGCCGGCCGGGAAAGGCAACCTGCCAGCGCCGTTCCACGTCTACTCCATGCGGCAAGCCATTGAGGAGGGCTTCATCCTCGACGTGCTGAAGAATTACACCCCCTACAAGCTGGCCTTCCGGCTGGCCAGCAACGGCCGCGAGTGGGACGAGGCGGAGGTTGAGCGCAGCGAGGCGATGAAGGGCATTCTGGGCTGGGTGCGCCTGCACCCCTACAACATCAGCCAGAAGGTCCAGGTGATCGTGGAGCATTTCCGCGAGAACGTAGCGCCGCTCTTGAACGGACAGGCCAAGGCCATGGTGGTGGTTGCCAGCCGCAAGGAGGCCGTGCGCTGGCAGCTTGCCATTGAGAAGTACATCAAGGCCCAGGACTACAAGATCGGCGCCTTGGTCGCGTTCTCCGGCGAGGTGAAAGATGAGGAGTCCAGCCCGGATCCCCTCACGGAAACCAGCGGGGTGCTGAACCCCAACCTCAACGGCCGCGACATCCGCGAGGCGTTCGCAACGGGCGAGTACCAAATCCTTCTGGTGGCGAACAAGTTCCAGACCGGGTTCGACCAGCCCCTGCTCTGCGGCATGTACGTCGACAAGCGGCTGGCCGGCATTCAGGCGGTGCAGACGCTGTCGCGCCTGAACCGGGCGCACCCCGGCAAGGACACCACCTACGTCCTGGACTTCGTGAACGATCCCGAGGAGATCCTGGCGGCGTTCAAAACCTACCATGACACGGCCGAACTGGCCGGCGTCACCGACCCCAACCTTGTCTACGACCTGCGCGCCAAGCTGGACGACGCCGGCTACTACGACGACCACGAGGTTGACCGGGTGGTGGACGTGGAGATGAACCCGAACGCGATCCAGTCCCAATTGACCGCCGCCCTGGAGCCCGTGGCCGACCGACTGCTGAAGCGCTACAAGATCATGAAGGAGACGGTGGCGGTCGCGCGGGCGTCCAATGATTCCCGGACTGAGAAGGAGGCGCAGGACGAGATCAGCGCCATGGTCCTGTTCAAGCGCAACCTCGGCGCCTTCCTGCGCGTGTATGCCTTCCTGTCGCAGATCTTCGACTACGGCAACACGGCCATCGAGAAGCGGGCGATCTTCTACAAGCGTCTGCTGCCCCTGCTGGCGTTCGGCCGGGAGCGCGACGGCGTCGACCTGACCGCGGTGACGCTGACCCACCACAGCCTGCGGAACCGGGGCAAGCGCACCCAGCCGCTTGGCGATGGCGACAGCCCCAAGTTGGTGCCGATGTCCGAGCCCGGCAGCGGGGAGGTCCACGACAAGGAAAAGGCGCGGCTCAGCGAGATCATCGAGAAGGTGAACGGCCTGTTCGATGGCGAGCTGACCGACGATGACAAGCTGATCTACGTGAACAGCGTGCTCAAAGGGAAGCTGCTGGAGTCTGAGATTCTGATCGAGCAGGCGGCCAACAACACCAAGGAGCAGTTCACCAACTCACCCGACCTCTCGAACGAGTTGCTGAACGCGATCATGGACACGCTGGCCGCCCACACCACCATGAGCAAGCAGGCGCTCGACTCCGACAAGGTGCGCAACGGGCTGCGTGACATTCTTATGGGACCAGCGCAGCTGTACGAGGCCCTGCGTTCGCGGAGCTTCCAACCAGCACATGCGCCGAATTAG
- the cas3 gene encoding CRISPR-associated helicase Cas3' → MREPKRVNHLSPWGKRGNQSDDCHHLAHHCADVAACFEAIVALPVVRARMKAAGGAPLSPRDRARLAAIVFLHDVGKLHPGFQAKGWSPVERSRHERLTLRGHLAEGMALLMRQGPARLWQALGLSDAMWWDDAHPYILASLAHHGRPVNTLPMTAGWEPCTLPNATYDPAEGARIMGAAMRAWFPDAFAGEGDGSNDGPPPTPRLQHLFAGLVALADWVGSDTRFFTFEKDFRGDYIVTAREKAAKAVLRIRLDIESLRPLAADRADFETITGFAAPAPHQRAVAEVTADQRLTILEAETGAGKTEAAFWRFARLFAAGAVDGLYVALPTRSAAIQIHGRVNRMLERLTGPDGLKAVLAVPGYLKVGDAEGEALPHWRVRWDDAGERAEDELAARWAAESAKRFLAAPVAVGTVDQAMLAGLQVKHAHLRGACLSRCLLVIDEVHASDRYMTEVQARLLENHLGVGGHALLMSATLGSWARTRWLKAGSLGGGQAPDFATAVVAPYPAVWTGRSAAPIDPGGDGARTRRKTVAMSLHAGWSPDHAAGLALAAARGGAKVLVVRNTVTAALATWDAIRTAGGGDLLLRVAGGPALHHSRFAVEDREALDDAVETALAPDDRRPQGGLIVVGTQTLEQSLDIDADHLVTDLCPVDVLLQRLGRLHRRAGLRRPPGFDAPSCVVLAPERGLEPLLAPRFDNGLGAFETNGAWFGVYMDLSVLELTRRLVAEHPEWTIPEQNRLLVESALHEDRIDALHGALGDRWRGYRERFLGGGDAKAQAAKAVLLSTRRPFGDEAFPDDGAAIRTRLGAEGARLTFAQPVMGPFGREITALTLPAHWSPGLDPQAPVTVEPTGETLRVGVGDRWFRYDRRGVDRERAA, encoded by the coding sequence GTGCGTGAGCCAAAAAGGGTCAACCATCTCAGCCCATGGGGAAAGCGTGGCAATCAATCGGACGATTGCCACCATCTCGCGCATCACTGCGCCGACGTTGCAGCCTGCTTCGAAGCCATCGTCGCGCTTCCCGTGGTCCGCGCACGGATGAAGGCGGCCGGAGGCGCCCCGCTGTCGCCGCGCGATCGGGCGCGTCTGGCGGCAATCGTTTTTCTCCACGACGTTGGAAAGCTGCACCCGGGATTCCAGGCCAAGGGCTGGTCGCCTGTCGAGCGGTCCCGACACGAAAGGCTGACGCTGCGCGGCCACCTTGCGGAAGGGATGGCGCTGCTGATGCGGCAGGGACCGGCGCGTCTGTGGCAAGCGCTGGGCCTGTCCGATGCCATGTGGTGGGACGACGCTCATCCCTACATCCTCGCCTCCCTCGCCCATCACGGCCGCCCGGTGAACACGCTGCCGATGACGGCCGGCTGGGAACCCTGCACCCTACCCAACGCCACCTACGACCCCGCCGAAGGCGCCCGGATCATGGGAGCGGCGATGCGGGCATGGTTTCCCGACGCTTTTGCCGGCGAAGGCGACGGAAGCAACGACGGCCCGCCCCCCACCCCCAGACTCCAGCACCTGTTCGCCGGGCTGGTGGCTCTGGCCGACTGGGTGGGATCGGACACCCGCTTCTTCACATTCGAGAAGGATTTCCGCGGCGATTACATCGTGACGGCCCGCGAGAAGGCCGCCAAAGCGGTGTTGCGGATACGCCTCGACATCGAATCGCTGCGCCCTTTGGCCGCCGACCGTGCGGATTTCGAGACCATCACCGGCTTCGCGGCCCCCGCCCCTCACCAGCGGGCCGTCGCGGAGGTGACCGCCGATCAGCGCCTCACCATTCTGGAAGCCGAAACTGGGGCCGGCAAAACCGAGGCGGCCTTCTGGCGCTTCGCCCGGCTGTTCGCGGCGGGTGCCGTGGATGGACTCTACGTCGCGCTGCCCACCCGCTCGGCGGCGATCCAGATCCATGGCCGGGTGAACCGCATGCTGGAACGGCTGACCGGGCCGGACGGGCTAAAGGCGGTGCTCGCGGTTCCGGGATACCTGAAGGTCGGCGACGCCGAGGGCGAGGCCCTGCCCCATTGGCGGGTCCGCTGGGACGACGCGGGCGAGCGCGCCGAGGACGAGCTTGCCGCCCGCTGGGCCGCCGAAAGCGCCAAGCGCTTCCTCGCCGCGCCGGTCGCGGTGGGGACGGTTGATCAGGCGATGCTGGCGGGCCTTCAGGTGAAGCACGCCCACCTGCGCGGTGCCTGCCTGTCCCGCTGCCTGCTGGTGATCGACGAGGTGCACGCGAGCGACCGCTACATGACGGAAGTCCAGGCGCGGCTTCTGGAGAACCACCTCGGGGTGGGTGGCCATGCCCTGCTGATGTCGGCGACGCTGGGGTCGTGGGCGCGCACCCGCTGGCTCAAGGCCGGGTCGCTCGGGGGCGGGCAGGCTCCGGATTTCGCCACGGCCGTCGTCGCCCCCTACCCCGCCGTCTGGACGGGCCGGTCGGCGGCGCCGATCGATCCGGGCGGCGACGGCGCGCGGACACGCCGCAAGACGGTCGCGATGTCGCTGCACGCCGGATGGTCGCCGGACCACGCCGCCGGTCTGGCGCTGGCCGCCGCCCGTGGCGGCGCGAAGGTCCTGGTCGTCCGCAACACCGTCACGGCGGCCCTCGCGACGTGGGACGCGATCCGGACGGCGGGCGGCGGCGACTTGCTGCTGCGGGTGGCCGGCGGGCCGGCGCTGCACCACAGCCGCTTCGCCGTGGAGGACCGCGAGGCGCTGGACGACGCCGTGGAAACGGCTCTGGCCCCCGACGACCGACGGCCCCAGGGCGGGCTGATCGTCGTGGGAACGCAGACGCTGGAACAGTCGCTCGACATCGACGCGGATCACCTCGTCACCGACCTTTGCCCGGTGGACGTCCTGTTGCAGCGGCTGGGGCGTCTGCACCGCCGCGCCGGGCTGCGCCGCCCGCCGGGGTTCGACGCGCCGTCCTGCGTGGTGCTGGCCCCGGAGCGCGGGCTGGAGCCGCTGCTGGCCCCGCGTTTCGACAACGGGCTTGGCGCGTTCGAGACGAACGGCGCGTGGTTCGGGGTCTACATGGACCTGTCGGTCCTGGAACTGACGCGGCGCCTCGTCGCCGAGCACCCGGAATGGACGATCCCGGAGCAGAACCGCCTGCTGGTCGAAAGCGCCCTGCACGAGGACCGGATCGACGCGCTGCACGGCGCGCTCGGCGACCGCTGGCGCGGTTATCGGGAACGCTTCCTGGGGGGCGGCGATGCCAAGGCGCAGGCGGCGAAGGCCGTGCTTCTGTCCACGCGCCGCCCGTTCGGCGACGAGGCGTTCCCGGACGACGGCGCCGCGATCCGCACCCGCCTGGGTGCCGAGGGCGCGCGGCTGACCTTCGCGCAGCCGGTGATGGGGCCGTTCGGCCGGGAGATCACCGCGCTGACCCTGCCCGCCCATTGGTCGCCGGGCCTCGATCCCCAGGCGCCCGTGACGGTCGAACCGACCGGGGAGACGCTCCGCGTTGGGGTCGGAGACCGCTGGTTCCGCTACGACCGGCGAGGGGTGGACAGGGAGCGTGCGGCATAA
- a CDS encoding class I SAM-dependent DNA methyltransferase, giving the protein MNQQALSAFIWSVADLLRGDYKQSEYGRVILPLTVLRRLDCVLAPTKAAVLAEFEEKKKLGINPEPFLLRKAGQSFYNTSPLDLKTLMGDQDHIRENLFSYVAAFSPAVRDIFERFEFHAQVERLAKAGLLYQVVEKFTQVDLHPDAVDNHQMGLVFEELIRKFAELSNETAGEHFTPREVIRLMVNLLFIEDDEALSKPGVVRTIYDPTAGTGGMLSIAGEYLAEHNRKARLTVFGQELNPESYAICKADMLIKGQEVANIVFGNTLSDDGHPHKRFDYMLSNPPFGVEWKKVEKEVRKEHESQGYNGRFGPGLPRVSDGSMLFLLHLISKMRPASEGGSRFGIVLNGSPLFTGGAGSGESEIRRYVLENDLLEAIVGLPTDMFYNTGISTYVWILSNRKPDHRKGKVQLIDAGGMWQKMRKSLGSKRKELSDAHIDEITRLFGEFVEAEGDGKPISRIFRNSDFGYRTITVERPERDAADRIVLGTRGKQKGRPQPDAKLRDTENVPLNEDVDAYFKREVLPHAPDAWIDHEKTKVGYEIPFNRHFYVFTPPRPLEVIDAELKQVVGRIKAMIVGLTA; this is encoded by the coding sequence ATGAATCAGCAAGCCTTATCCGCATTCATCTGGTCGGTCGCCGACCTTCTCCGCGGTGACTACAAGCAGTCGGAATACGGGCGGGTGATCCTGCCGCTCACGGTGTTGCGTCGTCTCGACTGCGTGCTGGCCCCGACGAAGGCCGCGGTCCTGGCGGAGTTCGAGGAGAAGAAGAAGCTCGGCATCAACCCGGAGCCGTTCTTGCTGCGCAAGGCCGGGCAGAGCTTCTACAACACGTCGCCGCTCGACCTGAAGACACTGATGGGCGATCAGGACCACATCCGCGAGAACCTGTTCAGCTACGTCGCCGCCTTCTCCCCGGCCGTGCGGGACATCTTCGAGCGGTTCGAGTTCCACGCCCAGGTGGAGCGGCTGGCCAAGGCCGGGCTGCTCTATCAGGTGGTGGAGAAGTTCACACAGGTCGACCTGCACCCGGACGCGGTGGACAACCACCAGATGGGGCTGGTGTTCGAGGAGCTGATCCGCAAGTTCGCCGAACTGTCGAACGAGACAGCCGGTGAGCACTTCACTCCGCGCGAGGTCATCCGCCTCATGGTGAACCTGCTGTTCATTGAGGATGACGAGGCGCTGTCCAAGCCGGGCGTGGTCCGCACCATCTACGACCCCACGGCCGGCACCGGCGGCATGCTGTCCATTGCCGGCGAGTATCTGGCGGAGCACAACCGCAAGGCCCGCCTGACCGTCTTCGGCCAGGAACTGAACCCCGAGTCCTACGCCATCTGCAAGGCGGACATGCTCATCAAGGGGCAGGAGGTGGCCAACATTGTCTTCGGCAACACGCTGTCCGACGACGGGCACCCGCACAAGCGCTTCGACTACATGCTGTCCAATCCGCCCTTCGGCGTGGAATGGAAGAAGGTGGAGAAGGAGGTCCGCAAGGAGCACGAGAGCCAGGGCTACAACGGCCGCTTCGGTCCCGGCCTGCCGCGCGTGTCGGACGGCTCCATGCTGTTCCTGCTGCACCTCATCAGCAAGATGCGCCCGGCGTCGGAGGGCGGCAGCCGTTTCGGCATCGTCCTGAATGGCTCCCCGCTGTTCACCGGCGGAGCAGGCAGCGGCGAGAGCGAAATCCGCCGCTACGTGCTGGAGAACGACCTGCTGGAGGCCATCGTCGGCCTGCCCACGGACATGTTCTACAACACCGGCATCAGCACCTACGTCTGGATTCTGAGCAACCGCAAGCCCGACCACCGCAAGGGCAAGGTCCAGCTCATCGACGCCGGCGGCATGTGGCAGAAGATGCGCAAGAGCCTGGGCAGCAAGCGCAAGGAGCTGTCCGACGCCCACATCGACGAGATCACCCGGCTGTTCGGCGAGTTCGTCGAGGCCGAGGGGGACGGCAAGCCCATCAGCCGCATCTTCCGCAACAGCGACTTCGGCTACCGCACTATTACGGTGGAGCGGCCCGAGCGCGACGCGGCCGACAGGATCGTGCTGGGCACGCGCGGCAAGCAGAAGGGCAGGCCGCAGCCTGACGCCAAGCTGCGCGACACCGAGAACGTGCCGCTGAACGAGGACGTGGACGCCTACTTCAAGCGCGAGGTGCTGCCCCACGCGCCGGACGCCTGGATCGACCACGAGAAGACCAAGGTCGGCTACGAGATCCCCTTCAACCGCCACTTCTACGTCTTCACCCCGCCGCGCCCGCTGGAGGTGATCGACGCCGAGCTGAAGCAGGTCGTCGGCCGCATCAAGGCGATGATCGTGGGGCTGACGGCATGA
- a CDS encoding CRISPR-associated protein Cse1, which translates to MPNLLMEPILTLSPTGPATLPGLLAALARDAVDGFPALRPHQDPAWHMFLVQVAAIALHRAGRSEPPAEEEDWRGLLRALTPDFPDDEPWRLVVADQGKPAFLQPPIPPGTALNSAAETPDAIDLLITAKNHDLKQAVARDAGAEDWVFALVSGQTGDGYNGAGNYGISRMNGGSSSRPLLGLVPAAPDKTMSPRPGAWFRRDVRVLLAARAISLDELDPAAEAFAGEDGHALLWLLPWPEGDQLRLAQLDPWYVEVCRRVRLSRAGDRIVAQRGTSKAARVDAKRANGVVGDPWAPVHRTESKSLTLAGREFHYGLLSELLFSGTWALPLLARPAPFEPARTPFLLVAAALARGNSKTEGFKRRELPLDGRVAQAMADADGRLKLADLAKRQIEEIKRFDKALRGALAVVAAGGAWDGVTKEHYAHANAASDRFDRAVDGLFFPHLWARFDAQEAGETATEAARDAFARALWTEAQSLFKAALPAIPCHARLRPRAEARARRRLWGDTELRAHFPALFDAPPRKVTADALAE; encoded by the coding sequence ATGCCCAACCTGTTGATGGAGCCAATCCTCACCCTGTCCCCCACCGGCCCGGCGACGTTGCCGGGCCTGCTGGCCGCTCTGGCCCGCGACGCGGTGGACGGTTTCCCGGCGCTGCGCCCCCATCAGGACCCGGCATGGCACATGTTCCTGGTGCAGGTCGCGGCCATCGCCCTGCACCGGGCAGGGCGGTCCGAACCGCCGGCCGAGGAGGAAGACTGGCGCGGTCTGCTGCGCGCCCTCACCCCGGATTTTCCCGATGACGAGCCGTGGCGGCTGGTCGTGGCGGACCAGGGCAAGCCGGCCTTCCTGCAACCGCCCATCCCGCCGGGGACGGCGCTGAACAGTGCAGCGGAGACGCCCGACGCCATCGACCTGCTGATCACGGCGAAGAACCACGATCTGAAGCAGGCCGTGGCCCGCGACGCCGGGGCCGAGGACTGGGTGTTCGCCCTGGTCTCCGGCCAGACGGGGGACGGTTACAACGGCGCGGGAAACTACGGCATCTCGCGGATGAACGGCGGCTCGTCCTCGCGCCCGCTGCTGGGATTGGTGCCGGCGGCTCCCGACAAGACCATGAGCCCCCGGCCCGGCGCGTGGTTCCGCCGCGACGTCCGGGTGCTGCTGGCGGCCCGCGCCATCTCCTTGGACGAGCTCGACCCGGCAGCGGAGGCCTTCGCCGGGGAGGATGGGCACGCCCTGCTGTGGCTGTTGCCCTGGCCGGAGGGGGACCAGCTCCGGCTGGCGCAGCTCGATCCCTGGTACGTCGAGGTGTGCCGCAGGGTCCGTCTGTCGCGGGCCGGAGACCGCATCGTCGCCCAGCGGGGGACCTCGAAGGCGGCGCGGGTGGACGCCAAGCGGGCGAACGGCGTCGTCGGCGACCCCTGGGCGCCGGTCCACAGGACCGAGAGCAAGAGCCTGACGCTGGCCGGGCGCGAGTTCCATTACGGGCTGCTGAGCGAGCTGCTGTTCTCCGGCACCTGGGCGCTCCCCCTCCTGGCCCGCCCCGCCCCCTTCGAGCCGGCCCGCACGCCGTTCCTGCTGGTCGCGGCGGCCCTGGCGCGCGGCAACAGCAAGACCGAGGGGTTCAAGCGGCGCGAGCTGCCGCTGGATGGCCGCGTGGCCCAGGCGATGGCCGACGCCGACGGGCGGCTGAAACTCGCCGACCTCGCCAAGCGGCAGATCGAGGAGATCAAGCGGTTCGACAAGGCGCTGCGCGGCGCGCTGGCGGTGGTCGCCGCCGGCGGCGCGTGGGACGGCGTGACGAAGGAGCATTACGCCCACGCCAATGCGGCCTCCGACCGTTTCGACCGCGCCGTGGACGGGCTGTTCTTCCCCCATCTCTGGGCGCGCTTCGACGCCCAGGAGGCGGGCGAGACGGCCACGGAGGCCGCCCGCGACGCCTTCGCGCGCGCTCTCTGGACGGAGGCGCAGTCCTTGTTCAAGGCCGCGCTTCCCGCCATCCCCTGCCACGCCCGGCTGCGTCCGCGGGCGGAGGCGCGGGCGCGCCGCCGGCTGTGGGGCGACACCGAGCTGCGTGCCCATTTCCCCGCCCTGTTCGACGCTCCGCCCCGGAAGGTGACCGCCGATGCCCTCGCTGAATGA